Proteins encoded by one window of Oncorhynchus kisutch isolate 150728-3 unplaced genomic scaffold, Okis_V2 scaffold1178, whole genome shotgun sequence:
- the LOC116365166 gene encoding zinc finger protein 239-like, producing MEERDGTTVDPLGSLNNLMMLTRQRRVSPDQNPPRNTCRDPQGRELTAALTVGRDSPHQALQFISEHTQGRNLIAVINVGRVLLHLALTLHQRTHTGEKPYSCTQCGKCFTQLSSLITHQRIHTGEKPYSCTQCRKSFNNPSGLISHQRTHTGEKPYSCTQCGKRFTQQCNLISHQRTHTGEKPYSCDECGKSFAQSGALTVHQRIHTGEKPYSCGQCEKSFGQSGDLRVHQRTHTGEKPYSCGQCGKSFGQSGDLRVHQRTHTGERPYSCDQCGKSFAQSGALTVHQRIHTGERPYSCSQCGNSFAASRTLTQHQRIHTREKSFVCE from the exons ATGGAG gagagagacgggactaccgtggatcctctggggagcctcaacaacctcatgatgctgacaaggcagagaagagtctctccagatcagaacccCCCAAGAAACACCTGCAGAGATCCACAGGGAAGAgaactcactgctgctctgactgtgggaagagattcacctcATCAGGCATTACAATTCATCAgcgaacacacacaggggagaaatcttatagctgtgatcaatgtgggaagagttttactacatctggCTCTGActttacaccagagaacacacacaggagagaaaccttatagctgtactcaatgtgggaagtgTTTTACTCAGCTCAGCAGCCTAAtaacacaccagagaatacacacaggagagaaaccttatagctgtactcaatgtcGGAAGAGTTTTAATAATCCATCcggcctgatatcacaccagagaacacacacaggagagaaaccttatagctgtactcaatgtgggaagaggttTACTCAACAATGcaacctgatatcacaccagagaacacacacaggagagaaaccttatagctgtgatgaatgtgggaagagttttgcccAATCTGGAGCGCTGACAgtgcaccagagaatacacacaggagagaaaccttatagctgtggtcaatgtgagAAGAGTTTTGGTCAATCTGGAGATCTGAgagttcaccagagaacacacacaggagagaaaccttatagctgtggtcaatgtgggaagagttttggtcaATCTGGAGATCTGAGAgtgcaccagagaacacacacaggagagagaccttatagctgtgatcaatgtgggaagagttttgcccAATCTGGAGCGCTGACAgtgcaccagagaatacacacaggagagagaccttATAGCTGTAGTCAATGTGGGAACAGTTTTGCTGCATCAAGAActctgactcaacaccagagaatacacacaagaGAGAAATCTTTTGTCTGTGAATAA
- the LOC116365168 gene encoding zinc finger protein 239-like: MKEGDDVSVKEVEGEVTVSSNNEEEEETGYLGPVSQTHLKASDGSNDEQALINTRERPDYRGSSGGPQQPHDADRAEKRLSKSKHLKKHQQRPTGKKSHCCSDCGKGCKSSSELKIHQRTHTGEKPYSCDQCGRSFTTSSGLTVHQRTHTGEKPYSCGQCGRSFNTSSGLTLHQRKHTGEKPYMCDQCGRSFVKASHLTQHQRTHTGEKSYMCDQCGRSFVQASHLTQHQRTHTGEKPYSCGQCGWSFTTSSDLTLHQRKHTGEKPYMCDQCGRSFVKASHLTQHQRTHTGEKPYSCDQCGRSFTTSSQLTSHQRTHTGEKPFSCDQCDKRYSDKRSLIKHQKIHT; this comes from the exons ATGAAAGAGGGCGacgacgtttcagtgaaagaagtgGAGGGGGAGGTGACTGTGTCATCGAacaatgaagaagaggaggaaactggatatctgggcccggtttcACAAACGCATCTTAAGGCGTCCGATGGATCTAACGATGAACAGgccctgattaacacta gagagagacctgactatcgtggatcctctggggggcctcaacaacctcatgatgctgaccGGGCAGAGAAGAGACTCTCCAAATCaaaacacctcaagaaacaccagcagagacccacagggaagaaatctcattgctgctctgactgtgggaaaggttgcaaatcttcatcagaacttaaaatacaccagagaacacacacaggagagaaaccttatagctgtgatcaatgtgggaggagttttactacatctagcggtctgacagtacaccagagaacacacacaggagaaaaaccttatagctgtggtcaatgtgggaggagttttaatACATCTAGCGGTCTGACAttacaccagagaaaacacacaggagagaaaccttacatgtgtgatcaatgtgggaggagttttgttaaagctagccatctgactcaacaccagagaacacacacaggagagaaatcttatatgtgtgatcaatgtgggaggagttttgttcaagctagccatctgactcaacaccagagaacacacacaggagaaaaaccttatagctgtggtcaatgtggttggagttttactacatctagtgatctgacattacaccagagaaaacacacaggagagaaaccttatatgtgtgatcaatgtgggaggagttttgttAAAGCTAGCCATCTGAcacaacaccagagaacacacacaggagagaagccttatagctgtgatcaatgtgggaggagttttactacatctagccagctaacttcacaccagagaacacacacaggagagaaaccttttagctgtgatcaatgtgacaagagatactctgataaaagatctctgatcaaacatcagaaaatacatacatga